In a single window of the Streptomyces cinnabarinus genome:
- a CDS encoding fibronectin type III domain-containing protein, with amino-acid sequence MRRVPVPRPYRLAVLCGALALVASCGWQGQADEGPLPGIPRGVTAEAGSATSVHVMWNAVTGPDIAGYEVYRGTTKVKDVPGAEHMVDVIRLRPSTTYVFTVRARDTDGRLGPPSQEVRATTPAAGPEDRSAPTAPGAAQGRAVGSRSVQLSWSAAKDDRGVVSYDIHQGGTKIHSVGGNQTATVVTGLRPGTRYSFTVRARDAADNVSPAGAPVRLTTPGTDDGRGTAPTDFRATTHRDATDGAYYIDLRWVPPRADGVVTEYQVHLDGKAATSVVYGGDAPRERATYSFYAGTEAGVRHRVRLRALLPDGTWGGFSAERTVTTGDAGR; translated from the coding sequence GTGCGACGCGTTCCCGTACCCCGCCCGTACCGGCTCGCCGTGCTCTGCGGCGCGCTCGCCCTCGTCGCGTCCTGCGGCTGGCAGGGCCAGGCCGACGAGGGCCCGCTGCCCGGCATACCGCGGGGCGTCACCGCCGAGGCGGGCAGCGCGACCAGCGTCCATGTGATGTGGAACGCGGTGACGGGCCCCGACATCGCCGGCTACGAGGTGTACCGCGGCACCACCAAGGTCAAGGACGTCCCAGGCGCCGAGCACATGGTGGACGTCATCAGGCTCCGCCCCTCCACGACCTACGTCTTCACCGTGCGGGCCCGCGACACCGACGGCCGCCTCGGGCCGCCCAGCCAGGAGGTCCGCGCCACGACTCCCGCGGCGGGCCCGGAGGACCGGTCCGCCCCGACCGCACCCGGCGCCGCACAAGGGCGCGCGGTCGGCAGCCGGTCGGTGCAGTTGTCCTGGTCCGCGGCGAAGGACGACCGGGGTGTGGTGTCGTACGACATCCATCAGGGCGGTACGAAGATCCACAGTGTGGGCGGGAACCAGACGGCGACCGTGGTCACGGGGCTGCGGCCGGGGACCCGTTACTCCTTCACGGTCCGGGCGCGGGACGCCGCCGACAACGTCTCGCCCGCCGGGGCCCCGGTCCGGCTCACCACTCCGGGCACCGACGACGGCCGCGGCACGGCACCCACCGACTTCCGTGCCACGACCCACCGCGATGCCACGGACGGGGCCTACTACATCGACCTGCGCTGGGTCCCGCCGCGCGCGGACGGCGTGGTCACGGAGTACCAGGTCCACCTCGACGGAAAGGCCGCCACCTCGGTCGTCTACGGCGGTGACGCGCCGCGCGAGCGGGCCACGTACAGCTTCTACGCGGGCACCGAGGCGGGCGTGCGGCACCGGGTGCGGCTGCGCGCCCTGCTGCCCGACGGGACCTGGGGCGGGTTCTCCGCGGAGCGGACGGTCACGACGGGCGACGCGGGCAGGTGA
- a CDS encoding PadR family transcriptional regulator, with protein MSLPHAILTALLEKPSSGLELTRRFDKSIGYFWSATHQQIYRELGKLEADGLIRTLPSEQPARGQKKSYEVLPAGRAELARWTGESQDPKPLRDTLLLRLRAAAVVGTEGIEADLRRHLDLHRRQLAEYREIERRDFPPGKGEPEDRLRHLVLRAGIDLETFWTGWLTHALEEFSELPPA; from the coding sequence ATGTCCCTCCCGCACGCGATCCTCACCGCCCTGCTCGAGAAGCCGTCCTCGGGCCTGGAGCTGACCCGCCGCTTCGACAAGTCGATCGGGTACTTCTGGTCCGCGACCCATCAGCAGATCTATCGCGAGCTGGGAAAACTGGAGGCCGACGGGCTGATCCGCACCCTCCCCTCCGAGCAGCCGGCCCGCGGGCAGAAGAAGAGTTACGAGGTCCTGCCCGCGGGCCGCGCCGAACTGGCCCGCTGGACCGGCGAGTCCCAGGACCCCAAGCCGCTGCGGGACACGCTGCTGCTGCGGCTGCGCGCGGCGGCCGTGGTGGGCACCGAGGGCATCGAGGCCGATCTGCGCCGCCATCTCGACCTGCACCGACGGCAGCTGGCCGAGTACCGGGAGATCGAGCGGCGCGACTTCCCGCCCGGCAAGGGCGAACCGGAGGACCGGCTGCGGCACCTGGTGCTGCGGGCGGGCATCGATCTGGAGACCTTCTGGACGGGGTGGCTCACCCACGCGCTGGAGGAGTTCAGCGAGCTGCCACCGGCGTGA
- a CDS encoding DJ-1/PfpI family protein: MQIAVVTFDGFNELDSFIASALINRCRKDGLEAYVTTPTPVVTSMNGVEVTGQRPLEFVTEADAVLIGSGVRTRDVVADDRLISTLRLDPGRQLIGAQCSGALVLARLGLLESMPACTDKKTRPFVEARGVTVLDAPFHAEGNIATAGGCLASQYLATWVITRLAGEDAARGVLDYVAPVGENEETVERALRAVTPVAAR; this comes from the coding sequence ATGCAGATCGCCGTGGTCACCTTCGACGGGTTCAACGAACTCGACAGCTTCATCGCCTCCGCGCTGATCAACCGGTGCCGCAAGGACGGCCTGGAGGCGTACGTCACGACGCCGACGCCGGTGGTCACGTCGATGAACGGCGTCGAGGTGACCGGGCAGCGCCCGCTGGAGTTCGTGACCGAGGCCGACGCGGTGCTTATCGGCAGCGGAGTGCGGACCCGGGACGTGGTCGCCGACGACCGGCTGATCTCCACGCTGCGGCTCGACCCCGGGCGACAGCTGATCGGCGCGCAGTGCTCCGGCGCGCTGGTGCTCGCCCGGCTCGGCCTGCTGGAGTCCATGCCCGCCTGCACGGACAAGAAGACCAGGCCCTTCGTGGAGGCCCGCGGTGTCACGGTGCTGGACGCGCCGTTCCACGCCGAGGGGAACATCGCCACGGCGGGCGGCTGTCTGGCGTCCCAGTACCTCGCCACCTGGGTGATCACCCGGCTGGCCGGTGAGGACGCCGCGCGCGGCGTCCTCGACTACGTGGCCCCGGTCGGCGAGAACGAGGAGACCGTCGAGCGCGCCCTGCGCGCCGTCACGCCGGTGGCAGCTCGCTGA
- a CDS encoding glycoside hydrolase family 75 protein: MRVRSLTLVAASAVLLAPTALPTAEPQYGEWPAVRPLGDVRAADLLARVRDCPQISRGRFRTDSGEAATIPVCGTRDAVYWKADLDIDCDGRPGPRCNSRTDPYFSDATAFQQSDGGYLDAERLPYVVVPAPSGLWDYRDHGIRGGSVVALVHEDRVRYAVVGDVGPHDIIGEASYAAAEELGIHPDPHGGGTDSGVTYIVFKDTRVEPIEDTEAAGVMGERLARKLLSSR, encoded by the coding sequence GTGCGTGTCCGCTCGCTCACGCTGGTCGCGGCAAGCGCCGTCCTGCTCGCCCCGACCGCGCTGCCCACCGCCGAGCCGCAGTACGGGGAGTGGCCCGCGGTCCGGCCCCTGGGCGACGTCCGCGCCGCCGACCTCCTTGCCAGGGTGCGCGATTGCCCCCAGATCTCCCGCGGGCGCTTTCGCACCGACAGCGGCGAGGCGGCGACGATCCCGGTCTGCGGCACCCGGGACGCCGTCTACTGGAAGGCGGACCTGGACATCGACTGCGACGGGCGGCCGGGCCCCCGCTGCAACAGCCGCACTGACCCGTACTTCAGCGACGCCACTGCCTTCCAGCAGTCCGACGGCGGCTATCTGGACGCCGAACGCCTCCCGTATGTCGTCGTGCCCGCTCCGAGCGGCCTGTGGGACTACCGGGACCACGGCATCCGCGGCGGCTCGGTGGTCGCCCTGGTCCACGAGGACCGGGTGCGGTACGCGGTCGTCGGTGACGTGGGCCCGCACGACATCATCGGCGAGGCCTCCTACGCCGCCGCCGAGGAACTCGGGATCCATCCCGACCCGCACGGCGGCGGCACCGACTCCGGCGTCACCTACATCGTCTTCAAGGACACCCGGGTGGAGCCGATCGAGGACACCGAGGC